In Streptococcus mitis, the DNA window CATCGATGATGTGACTGGTTTTCCAGAGATGATGGACGGTCGTGTCAAGACTCTTCACCCAAATATCCACGGTGGCCTTCTCGCTCGTCGTGACTTGGATAGCCACTTGGAAGCGGCTAAGGACAATCAAATTGAGCTCATTGACCTTGTTGTGGTCAACCTCTACCCATTCAAGGAAACGATCCTCAAGCCAGACGTAACTTACGCTGATGCGGTGGAGAATATCGATATCGGTGGTCCATCTATGCTTCGTTCAGCAGCGAAGAACCACGCTAGCGTAACAGTTGTGGTAGACCCTGCTGACTATACAGTGGTTTTGGACGAGTTGTCAGCAAATGGTGAGACTACTTATGAAACTCGCCAACGGTTGGCAGCCAAGGTTTTTCGTCATACAGCAGCTTATGATGCTTTGATAGCAGAGTATTTTACAGCTCAGGTCGGCGAAAGCAAGCCTGAAAAACTGACCTTGACTTATGACCTTAAACAAGCAATGCGTTACGGGGAAAATCCTCAGCAGGATGCGGACTTCTACCAAAAAGCCTTGACGACAGATTACTCTATTGCATCAGCGAAACAGCTTAACGGTAAGGAATTGTCCTTTAACAATATCCGCGATGCGGACGCTGCCATTCGTATCATCCGTGATTTCAAGGACCGCCCAACCGTAGTGGCACTCAAACACATGAATCCATGTGGAATTGGTCAGGCTGATGATATCGAAACTGCATGGGCCTACGCTTATGAGTCTGACCCAGTGTCTATCTTTGGTGGTATCGTTGTTCTTAACCGTGAGGTGGATGCTGCGACAGCTGAGAAGATGCATGGTGTATTCCTTGAAATCATCATTGCACCAAGCTATACGGATGAAGCGCTAGCCATTTTGACCAATAAAAAGAAAAACTTGCGTATCCTTGCCTTGCCATTTGACGCACAAGATGCCAGTGAAGCAGAAGCGGAATACACAGGTG includes these proteins:
- the purH gene encoding bifunctional phosphoribosylaminoimidazolecarboxamide formyltransferase/IMP cyclohydrolase is translated as MTKRALISVSDKAGIVEFAQELKKLGWDIISTGGTKIALDNAGVETVAIDDVTGFPEMMDGRVKTLHPNIHGGLLARRDLDSHLEAAKDNQIELIDLVVVNLYPFKETILKPDVTYADAVENIDIGGPSMLRSAAKNHASVTVVVDPADYTVVLDELSANGETTYETRQRLAAKVFRHTAAYDALIAEYFTAQVGESKPEKLTLTYDLKQAMRYGENPQQDADFYQKALTTDYSIASAKQLNGKELSFNNIRDADAAIRIIRDFKDRPTVVALKHMNPCGIGQADDIETAWAYAYESDPVSIFGGIVVLNREVDAATAEKMHGVFLEIIIAPSYTDEALAILTNKKKNLRILALPFDAQDASEAEAEYTGVVGGLLVQNQDVVKESPADWQVVTKRQPTETEATALEFAWKSIKYVKSNGIIVTNDHMTLGVGPGQTNRVASVRIAIDQAKDRLDGAVLASDAFFPFADNVEEIAKAGIKAIIQPGGSVRDQESIEAADKYGLTMVFTSVRHFRH